In a genomic window of Candidatus Bathyarchaeota archaeon:
- a CDS encoding nitroreductase family protein, producing MDVFEAIKTRRSIRKYKSDSIPDEKLKMILEAARLAPSAANRQPWRFVVVCDAERKKALAKASNNQTFLADAAAIVTAISDPDISKRWYAKDPMIAVEHMALTATSLGYGTCWIGAFNEEEVKHLLNIPKGMRVIALLPIGIPDETPQPRPRREISEIFFEEEYGKPLDSR from the coding sequence TTGGACGTTTTTGAAGCTATAAAAACTCGGAGAAGCATCAGAAAATATAAATCCGATTCTATTCCCGATGAAAAACTAAAGATGATTTTGGAAGCTGCTCGTTTGGCACCTTCTGCTGCTAACCGTCAGCCGTGGCGTTTCGTGGTGGTGTGTGATGCGGAAAGAAAGAAGGCTCTGGCAAAGGCATCGAACAATCAAACATTCCTTGCAGATGCTGCCGCTATTGTAACCGCTATAAGCGATCCTGACATATCGAAAAGATGGTACGCGAAGGATCCTATGATTGCCGTGGAACACATGGCTCTGACAGCTACATCTCTAGGCTATGGCACATGCTGGATAGGCGCCTTTAACGAAGAGGAAGTGAAGCATCTGCTCAACATTCCTAAAGGAATGCGTGTAATTGCACTGTTACCTATTGGCATACCAGACGAGACACCCCAACCTAGGCCGAGAAGAGAAATTTCAGAAATTTTCTTTGAAGAAGAGTACGGTAAACCTTTAGATTCGCGGTGA
- a CDS encoding aminopeptidase, translating into MVNQRIEKLAELCVHYSVEVKPEEKVLIRGSALAFPLISKIYRECLLNDAYPLIIPNLDVAYTFYRYAKEHQLKFVSPLEKFRVKNMDVQITVWCQPNPKGLTNIDPSKIKIYRASRRELSEIFSKRAAEGKLKWTLLPYPINAQAQEAAMSLAEYEDFVYGSCLVDKEDPIAEWTKIHEKQEKICDFLNQVSRIRIVGEDTDLTFNLEGRKWINSDGKRNMPSGEVFTAPIENSANGTIRFTYPGIFSSREVEDITLTFKDGNVVKASAAKGDDLLQQILKIDGADRIGETAIGTNYGITKFTKNMLFDEKMGGTIHIALGNSYPESGGLNKSAIHWDILKDMKKRGEIYADGKLFYKDGKFLV; encoded by the coding sequence ATGGTTAACCAGAGAATTGAAAAACTTGCAGAACTTTGCGTTCATTATAGTGTTGAAGTGAAACCCGAGGAGAAGGTGCTTATAAGAGGTAGCGCATTAGCATTCCCTCTGATTAGCAAGATATACAGAGAATGTTTGTTAAACGATGCATATCCACTAATCATTCCAAACCTTGATGTCGCGTACACTTTTTACAGATATGCAAAAGAACACCAGCTAAAATTTGTTTCACCCCTCGAAAAATTCAGAGTAAAAAACATGGATGTTCAAATAACCGTATGGTGCCAACCAAACCCTAAAGGATTAACAAACATAGACCCTTCAAAAATAAAGATTTACAGAGCCTCTAGAAGAGAACTTTCGGAAATCTTCAGTAAACGCGCTGCCGAGGGGAAACTCAAATGGACTCTTTTGCCTTATCCCATAAACGCTCAAGCACAAGAAGCTGCTATGTCGCTTGCGGAATACGAAGACTTCGTTTACGGCAGCTGTCTAGTTGACAAGGAAGACCCAATTGCGGAATGGACAAAAATACATGAAAAGCAGGAAAAAATCTGCGATTTCTTGAACCAAGTGAGCAGAATCCGAATAGTAGGCGAAGATACAGACTTAACCTTCAACTTAGAGGGTAGAAAATGGATAAATTCTGACGGAAAAAGAAACATGCCAAGTGGTGAAGTGTTCACTGCTCCTATTGAGAACTCAGCCAACGGTACAATTAGATTCACCTATCCAGGAATTTTTTCTAGCAGAGAAGTTGAAGACATAACACTTACATTTAAAGACGGAAATGTTGTGAAAGCTTCAGCCGCCAAAGGGGATGATCTGTTGCAGCAAATTTTGAAAATTGACGGAGCAGACCGCATTGGAGAAACCGCTATCGGAACAAATTACGGCATAACAAAATTCACAAAAAACATGCTTTTCGACGAAAAAATGGGAGGAACAATACATATAGCCCTTGGCAACTCCTATCCAGAGTCAGGAGGCTTAAACAAGTCGGCAATCCACTGGGACATCTTGAAAGACATGAAGAAGCGTGGAGAAATCTACGCAGATGGCAAACTATTCTACAAAGATGGAAAATTCCTAGTGTAA
- a CDS encoding adenylate kinase, producing MNLIILGPPGSGKGTYASRLQSKLGIPAIATGDIFRSIVKEETTLSRKVKEYMSKGELVPDKIVIEVLTERLAKDDCKNGFILDGYPRTIEQAKALSDFTKIDAIVRLVVPEWIIIERLSSRRICKNCGEVYNIRFLKPKKEGICDKCRGQLYQRIDDTPKVIMERLKVYERQTQPLLEYYKGKIPFVEFKCESIDVPPEVAVAEILKGLKKLNLS from the coding sequence ATGAACCTCATAATTCTCGGACCACCCGGCTCAGGAAAAGGAACATATGCCTCACGGTTGCAGTCGAAACTCGGCATACCCGCCATAGCAACAGGTGACATTTTCCGAAGCATAGTGAAAGAAGAAACAACGTTGAGTAGAAAGGTTAAAGAGTACATGAGCAAAGGGGAACTTGTCCCCGACAAAATCGTGATTGAAGTTTTAACCGAAAGACTTGCCAAGGACGACTGCAAAAATGGCTTCATATTAGATGGCTATCCCCGAACAATTGAACAAGCAAAGGCTCTAAGCGATTTTACGAAGATTGACGCGATCGTCCGCCTAGTTGTGCCCGAGTGGATTATAATTGAACGGCTTTCAAGTCGAAGAATTTGCAAAAACTGTGGGGAAGTGTATAATATTCGGTTTCTGAAGCCGAAGAAAGAAGGAATCTGTGATAAATGTCGTGGACAGCTTTATCAGCGGATTGATGATACGCCGAAGGTTATCATGGAAAGGCTGAAGGTTTATGAAAGACAAACTCAGCCACTTCTAGAGTATTACAAAGGCAAAATTCCCTTTGTAGAGTTTAAATGTGAAAGTATCGACGTGCCACCTGAAGTTGCAGTTGCGGAGATTCTTAAGGGATTGAAAAAGCTTAATCTTTCGTAG
- a CDS encoding class I SAM-dependent methyltransferase, giving the protein MDNKERKRGIHKVFIAPFVASPLPVVRHMLKLVTLRPGETFYDLGSGDGRTVIMAAQEFGARAVGVELREDLAKKALATIHEFGIQDRVTIVQSDMFKINLSPANVVFLYLTTSANDKVKPKLEKELKPGTRIVSHDYEVLGWRPIKTENFCENPKLGYPSHTIYVYKK; this is encoded by the coding sequence GTGGATAACAAAGAGCGTAAACGGGGGATTCATAAAGTGTTCATCGCTCCCTTCGTTGCGTCACCTCTTCCAGTTGTCAGACACATGTTAAAACTTGTAACCTTGAGGCCTGGCGAAACTTTCTACGATTTAGGCTCTGGGGATGGTCGAACAGTAATCATGGCGGCACAAGAATTTGGAGCTAGAGCGGTTGGCGTTGAACTGCGAGAAGATCTGGCTAAAAAAGCCTTAGCAACCATTCATGAATTCGGCATCCAAGACCGAGTAACCATTGTTCAAAGCGACATGTTTAAAATTAACCTTTCTCCGGCAAACGTTGTGTTTCTGTATCTCACAACTAGCGCTAACGATAAAGTTAAGCCGAAACTGGAGAAAGAGTTGAAGCCAGGTACACGGATCGTTTCTCACGACTATGAGGTTTTAGGGTGGAGACCCATTAAAACAGAAAACTTCTGTGAAAATCCAAAGCTTGGCTACCCATCACACACCATTTACGTATACAAAAAATGA
- a CDS encoding DEAD/DEAH box helicase — MKDESENVFTQFVKPIRRLVEQRGFQTPTEPQEKTIPKILEGKNVLLISPTATGKTESAIFPILNMLIQMPDRRLGIKVLYVTPLRALNRDLLGRLQWWCNNLDIKLAVRHGDTDTKERTRQSRSPPDVLITTPETLQAILTGWVLRQHLRHVRWVVVDEVHEMADSKRGSQLSLALERLRTIANNEFQMIGLSATIGSPEKVAQFLVGNGRPVVIVKVPVAREMQLKIVFPKPTPQDYKLASSLYTHPEVAVRLRIIRDYIEKHRSVLLFTNTRTISEVLASRFKIWDIDFPVSIHHGSLAKPSRIAAERGLKNGELKGLVCTSSLELGIDIGRIDLVVQYMSPRQVTRLIQRVGRSGHRVGRIAKGVIITMDSDDTLEAMAIGRMAYRKELEPVVIPQKPYDALAHQIAGLLMKRRRLFFGDIVGLFKKAYPYADLTMEDVQKILTYMHTRFPRIAWVSFEDLTALKPRRSKALYEYYFDNLSMIPAEKHYLVIDEASNTAIGVLDEAFTAEYGKLGVKFIIRGSPWKILHIYGDKIYVKSVDDPTGAIPSWIGEQIPVPFEVSQEVGQIRGFVEQQMKKGKTIDQIVTKLAKRYPADEDTVSRALQGTFEQVKKDYPVPTGKRMTVEDWQDLVIIHANFGSLTNRALAQLLGHYLSERTGYTVVVQHDPYRIFVRTMGTTNASSIIALFNELKQTSDTVIRDALTRATVKTGIFKRRMIHVARRFGALKKWADFSSISLKRLLKSFEGTAIYDEALKETFTKDLDLERLLRVIDELRKNEVTIVKVETQGAATPIARVGIERVSMKTDLIPPERMRLILVESAKARLLNEVRSFVCTNCWDYLEMIRIKDLPDNPACPQCGSNALGLLRREENYVMSLVEKKGERLTKAERKMHQQAVKNAQLISSYGKTAAIALSARRVKTDDIQSVLKKEKTPTDHFFELVIEAERKALKRRFWAD, encoded by the coding sequence TTGAAAGACGAATCCGAAAACGTTTTCACCCAGTTTGTAAAGCCCATTCGAAGGCTTGTTGAGCAGAGAGGATTCCAAACCCCAACAGAACCTCAAGAAAAGACTATACCTAAGATTCTTGAAGGCAAGAACGTTCTACTCATCTCCCCTACAGCAACGGGTAAGACAGAGTCAGCAATCTTTCCCATCTTAAACATGCTCATTCAAATGCCCGACCGTCGACTTGGAATTAAGGTTTTGTATGTTACACCTTTGCGTGCTTTGAACCGTGACTTGTTAGGGCGTTTACAGTGGTGGTGTAACAATTTAGACATCAAACTGGCGGTGCGGCATGGAGATACTGACACCAAAGAGAGAACCAGACAGTCGCGGAGCCCTCCTGACGTTTTAATAACGACACCTGAAACGCTGCAAGCCATATTAACCGGGTGGGTGCTGCGTCAACATTTACGACACGTAAGATGGGTGGTCGTCGACGAAGTTCATGAAATGGCGGACAGCAAACGTGGCAGCCAACTCTCACTCGCCTTGGAAAGGCTGCGAACCATTGCTAACAACGAGTTTCAGATGATAGGTCTCTCCGCCACGATAGGTAGTCCAGAAAAAGTAGCCCAGTTTTTGGTAGGCAACGGAAGGCCAGTAGTGATAGTGAAGGTGCCTGTTGCACGAGAAATGCAGTTAAAAATAGTTTTTCCAAAGCCAACTCCTCAAGACTATAAGCTTGCTTCATCCCTCTACACTCATCCAGAGGTTGCAGTTAGGCTTCGAATCATACGTGACTACATTGAGAAGCACAGATCAGTGTTGCTTTTCACAAACACTCGTACAATCTCTGAGGTGCTAGCTAGCCGCTTCAAAATATGGGACATAGACTTCCCAGTTTCAATTCACCACGGCTCGCTAGCTAAACCTTCAAGAATAGCCGCGGAAAGGGGATTGAAGAACGGCGAGTTAAAAGGGCTTGTCTGCACAAGCTCGCTGGAACTAGGCATTGACATAGGTAGAATAGACCTCGTCGTCCAATACATGAGTCCTAGACAAGTTACGCGGCTGATTCAACGCGTAGGCAGAAGCGGCCACAGAGTGGGACGCATAGCTAAGGGAGTAATAATCACTATGGATTCTGACGACACTTTGGAGGCTATGGCTATCGGTCGTATGGCTTATCGTAAGGAGCTTGAACCCGTGGTTATTCCACAGAAGCCTTATGATGCTCTTGCCCACCAAATCGCTGGATTGTTAATGAAAAGAAGACGCCTTTTTTTCGGTGACATTGTGGGACTCTTCAAGAAAGCCTACCCTTACGCTGACCTTACGATGGAAGACGTGCAGAAGATTCTAACATACATGCATACACGTTTTCCACGAATCGCTTGGGTCTCCTTCGAAGACCTTACCGCCCTCAAACCCCGTAGAAGCAAGGCGTTATACGAATACTACTTTGACAACCTGTCCATGATACCTGCAGAGAAACATTACCTAGTCATCGACGAAGCATCAAACACCGCGATAGGAGTCTTAGACGAAGCCTTCACAGCCGAATACGGAAAACTAGGCGTCAAATTCATCATCCGAGGAAGCCCATGGAAGATTCTTCACATCTACGGTGATAAAATATACGTAAAATCCGTTGACGACCCCACAGGAGCTATCCCAAGTTGGATAGGAGAACAAATTCCAGTGCCTTTTGAAGTATCTCAGGAAGTAGGACAGATTAGAGGATTTGTCGAACAGCAAATGAAGAAAGGGAAAACAATTGACCAAATTGTCACAAAACTAGCTAAGAGATATCCTGCAGACGAAGACACAGTGTCACGAGCGTTGCAGGGAACGTTTGAACAGGTGAAAAAGGATTATCCTGTCCCTACAGGTAAGCGTATGACTGTTGAGGACTGGCAAGACTTGGTAATCATTCATGCAAACTTCGGCTCTTTGACTAACCGTGCATTAGCTCAGCTGCTGGGTCACTATTTGTCAGAGCGAACTGGCTACACAGTTGTCGTTCAACACGACCCCTACCGCATTTTCGTTCGAACAATGGGAACAACAAATGCAAGCAGCATAATAGCCTTGTTCAACGAACTCAAGCAGACATCAGACACGGTGATACGTGACGCCTTAACAAGAGCTACAGTGAAAACAGGAATTTTCAAGCGTCGAATGATTCATGTGGCAAGAAGATTCGGGGCTTTGAAGAAGTGGGCAGACTTTAGCAGTATTAGTCTCAAGCGCCTGTTGAAAAGTTTCGAAGGCACTGCAATCTACGATGAAGCACTTAAGGAAACATTTACTAAAGATTTAGACTTGGAAAGGCTTCTTCGAGTGATAGACGAACTTCGAAAGAACGAAGTGACAATTGTTAAAGTTGAGACTCAGGGAGCGGCGACTCCAATTGCAAGAGTCGGCATAGAACGTGTCAGCATGAAAACAGACCTAATTCCGCCAGAAAGAATGCGGCTCATTCTTGTCGAATCGGCAAAAGCGAGACTGCTAAACGAAGTTCGAAGTTTTGTCTGCACAAACTGCTGGGACTATCTTGAAATGATACGCATCAAAGACCTGCCCGACAACCCAGCTTGTCCACAGTGTGGCTCTAATGCCTTAGGGCTGCTCAGAAGAGAGGAAAACTATGTGATGTCTCTAGTGGAAAAGAAAGGAGAACGATTGACTAAAGCTGAACGAAAAATGCATCAGCAAGCAGTTAAAAACGCGCAGCTGATTTCGAGCTATGGAAAAACCGCGGCAATAGCTCTTTCTGCTCGAAGAGTGAAAACAGATGACATTCAGAGCGTCCTCAAAAAAGAAAAAACGCCTACCGATCATTTCTTTGAATTGGTGATTGAAGCTGAGCGTAAAGCGTTAAAAAGAAGGTTCTGGGCAGACTAG